A stretch of the Hyperolius riggenbachi isolate aHypRig1 chromosome 11, aHypRig1.pri, whole genome shotgun sequence genome encodes the following:
- the LOC137537712 gene encoding phosphatidylcholine-sterol acyltransferase-like isoform X4: MCYRKSEDYFPLWLNLNMFLPLGIDCWIDNIRVMYNKTTRTATNAPGVDIRVPGFGRTFAVEYLDQSKLAGYFHTLVQNLVNNGYVRDETVRAAPYDWRLAPNGQQEYFEKLKNLIEEMHEDYQQPIFLIGHSLGNLYILYFLNLQPPQWKDKYIKGFISLAAPWGGSVKPLLVLLSGDNHGIPMVSNIKIREEQRMTTTNPWMLPTNLTWPEDHVFISTPTYNYTYGDYRRLFQDIEFEEGWYMWDDTKDLLRGLPPPGVETYCIYGSGHPTAETFVFGDGFPLEPPLDIKYSDGDDTVQTRSLELCKRWKTQQKEKVHAIELRGLEHLSMVFSNRTLNVINDILLGDNH, from the exons ATGTGTTACCGCAAATCGGAGGATTATTTCCCATTATGGCTGAACCTGAACATGTTCCTGCCGCTGGGGATAGACTGCTGGATAGATAATATCAG AGTTATGTACAACAAGACAACCAGAACAGCGACCAACGCTCCGGGAGTCGACATCCGAGTTCCAGGATTTGGGAGgacttttgctgtggaatatttgGATCAAAGCAAATTAGCTG gctactttcacacgcTTGTACAAAACTTGGTGAACAATGGTTACGTGAGGGACGAGACAGTCCGGGCAGCACCCTATGATTGGAGGCTCGCTCCTA ATGGTCAGCAAGAATATTTTGAGAAGCTAAAGAACCTCATAGAAGAGATGCACGAGGATTACCAGCAGCCCATCTTCCTCATTGGGCACAGCCTTGGCAACCTGTATATTCTGTACTTCCTGAACCTCCAGCCCCCGCAATGGAAAGATAAATACATTAAAGGTTTCATATCACTTGCTGCGCCGTGGGGAGGATCCGTGAAGCCGCTGCTGGTCCTCCTGTCAG GAGATAACCATGGAATTCCAATGGTCTCAAACATCAAAATTCGAGAAGAACAGCGGATGACAACCACCAACCCCTGGATGCTGCCAACAAACCTGACCTGGCCAGAAGACCACGTCTTCATTTCCACTCCTACTTATAATTACACGTACGGGGACTACCGGAGGCTCTTCCAGGATATTGAGTTTGAGGAGGGTTGGTACATGTGGGATGACACAAAAGATCTCCTGCGTGGACTGCCACCACCTGGTGTGGAAACATATTGCATCTATGGATCAGGTCATCCTACGGCAGAGACCTTTGTATTTGGGGACGGCTTTCCTCTCGAGCCTCCGCTAGATATCAAGTATTCTGATGGTGATGACACTGTGCAGACGAGGAGCCTGGAGCTCTGCAAACGCTGGAAGACCCAACAGAAGGAGAAGGTTCATGCCATTGAGCTACGTGGGCTGGAGCATCTCAGCATGGTCTTCAGCAATAGAACACTGAATGTTATTAATGATATCCTGCTTGGGGACAACCACTAA
- the LOC137537712 gene encoding phosphatidylcholine-sterol acyltransferase-like isoform X3 — protein sequence MPGYFGNQLEAKVDKEETVNWMCYRKSEDYFPLWLNLNMFLPLGIDCWIDNIRVMYNKTTRTATNAPGVDIRVPGFGRTFAVEYLDQSKLAGYFHTLVQNLVNNGYVRDETVRAAPYDWRLAPNGQQEYFEKLKNLIEEMHEDYQQPIFLIGHSLGNLYILYFLNLQPPQWKDKYIKGFISLAAPWGGSVKPLLVLLSGDNHGIPMVSNIKIREEQRMTTTNPWMLPTNLTWPEDHVFISTPTYNYTYGDYRRLFQDIEFEEGWYMWDDTKDLLRGLPPPGVETYCIYGSGHPTAETFVFGDGFPLEPPLDIKYSDGDDTVQTRSLELCKRWKTQQKEKVHAIELRGLEHLSMVFSNRTLNVINDILLGDNH from the exons TGCCCGGCTACTTTGGAAATCAGCTGGAAGCCAAAGTGGATAAAGAAGAAACGGTGAACTGGATGTGTTACCGCAAATCGGAGGATTATTTCCCATTATGGCTGAACCTGAACATGTTCCTGCCGCTGGGGATAGACTGCTGGATAGATAATATCAG AGTTATGTACAACAAGACAACCAGAACAGCGACCAACGCTCCGGGAGTCGACATCCGAGTTCCAGGATTTGGGAGgacttttgctgtggaatatttgGATCAAAGCAAATTAGCTG gctactttcacacgcTTGTACAAAACTTGGTGAACAATGGTTACGTGAGGGACGAGACAGTCCGGGCAGCACCCTATGATTGGAGGCTCGCTCCTA ATGGTCAGCAAGAATATTTTGAGAAGCTAAAGAACCTCATAGAAGAGATGCACGAGGATTACCAGCAGCCCATCTTCCTCATTGGGCACAGCCTTGGCAACCTGTATATTCTGTACTTCCTGAACCTCCAGCCCCCGCAATGGAAAGATAAATACATTAAAGGTTTCATATCACTTGCTGCGCCGTGGGGAGGATCCGTGAAGCCGCTGCTGGTCCTCCTGTCAG GAGATAACCATGGAATTCCAATGGTCTCAAACATCAAAATTCGAGAAGAACAGCGGATGACAACCACCAACCCCTGGATGCTGCCAACAAACCTGACCTGGCCAGAAGACCACGTCTTCATTTCCACTCCTACTTATAATTACACGTACGGGGACTACCGGAGGCTCTTCCAGGATATTGAGTTTGAGGAGGGTTGGTACATGTGGGATGACACAAAAGATCTCCTGCGTGGACTGCCACCACCTGGTGTGGAAACATATTGCATCTATGGATCAGGTCATCCTACGGCAGAGACCTTTGTATTTGGGGACGGCTTTCCTCTCGAGCCTCCGCTAGATATCAAGTATTCTGATGGTGATGACACTGTGCAGACGAGGAGCCTGGAGCTCTGCAAACGCTGGAAGACCCAACAGAAGGAGAAGGTTCATGCCATTGAGCTACGTGGGCTGGAGCATCTCAGCATGGTCTTCAGCAATAGAACACTGAATGTTATTAATGATATCCTGCTTGGGGACAACCACTAA
- the LOC137537712 gene encoding phosphatidylcholine-sterol acyltransferase-like isoform X2: MFLLTSRLLKEPRGTVPGYFGNQLEAKVDKEETVNWMCYRKSEDYFPLWLNLNMFLPLGIDCWIDNIRVMYNKTTRTATNAPGVDIRVPGFGRTFAVEYLDQSKLAGYFHTLVQNLVNNGYVRDETVRAAPYDWRLAPNGQQEYFEKLKNLIEEMHEDYQQPIFLIGHSLGNLYILYFLNLQPPQWKDKYIKGFISLAAPWGGSVKPLLVLLSGDNHGIPMVSNIKIREEQRMTTTNPWMLPTNLTWPEDHVFISTPTYNYTYGDYRRLFQDIEFEEGWYMWDDTKDLLRGLPPPGVETYCIYGSGHPTAETFVFGDGFPLEPPLDIKYSDGDDTVQTRSLELCKRWKTQQKEKVHAIELRGLEHLSMVFSNRTLNVINDILLGDNH; encoded by the exons TGCCCGGCTACTTTGGAAATCAGCTGGAAGCCAAAGTGGATAAAGAAGAAACGGTGAACTGGATGTGTTACCGCAAATCGGAGGATTATTTCCCATTATGGCTGAACCTGAACATGTTCCTGCCGCTGGGGATAGACTGCTGGATAGATAATATCAG AGTTATGTACAACAAGACAACCAGAACAGCGACCAACGCTCCGGGAGTCGACATCCGAGTTCCAGGATTTGGGAGgacttttgctgtggaatatttgGATCAAAGCAAATTAGCTG gctactttcacacgcTTGTACAAAACTTGGTGAACAATGGTTACGTGAGGGACGAGACAGTCCGGGCAGCACCCTATGATTGGAGGCTCGCTCCTA ATGGTCAGCAAGAATATTTTGAGAAGCTAAAGAACCTCATAGAAGAGATGCACGAGGATTACCAGCAGCCCATCTTCCTCATTGGGCACAGCCTTGGCAACCTGTATATTCTGTACTTCCTGAACCTCCAGCCCCCGCAATGGAAAGATAAATACATTAAAGGTTTCATATCACTTGCTGCGCCGTGGGGAGGATCCGTGAAGCCGCTGCTGGTCCTCCTGTCAG GAGATAACCATGGAATTCCAATGGTCTCAAACATCAAAATTCGAGAAGAACAGCGGATGACAACCACCAACCCCTGGATGCTGCCAACAAACCTGACCTGGCCAGAAGACCACGTCTTCATTTCCACTCCTACTTATAATTACACGTACGGGGACTACCGGAGGCTCTTCCAGGATATTGAGTTTGAGGAGGGTTGGTACATGTGGGATGACACAAAAGATCTCCTGCGTGGACTGCCACCACCTGGTGTGGAAACATATTGCATCTATGGATCAGGTCATCCTACGGCAGAGACCTTTGTATTTGGGGACGGCTTTCCTCTCGAGCCTCCGCTAGATATCAAGTATTCTGATGGTGATGACACTGTGCAGACGAGGAGCCTGGAGCTCTGCAAACGCTGGAAGACCCAACAGAAGGAGAAGGTTCATGCCATTGAGCTACGTGGGCTGGAGCATCTCAGCATGGTCTTCAGCAATAGAACACTGAATGTTATTAATGATATCCTGCTTGGGGACAACCACTAA